A window from Chitinophaga filiformis encodes these proteins:
- a CDS encoding glycosyltransferase family 2 protein codes for MSNSLTVIILTYNEEKHITRCIQNLKRVSDNIIIIDSMSTDRTVEIATALGATVIQRPWPGNHSDQFNWALDNCNITTTWTMRMDCDEYLLDELIDEINTKLPQTKPETGGYIIKRRVIFMDKWMKRGGFYPHRLLRIWRTGTGRLEERAMDEHVVLEKGETAAFQHDMVDHNLNDLTWWTHKQNNYASREVKDLLDIERGTTSENNVDVSLSGEQSSRKRWIKEKIYSRIPLFVRPFIYFIYRYFIRLGFLDGGAGLVWHFLQGFWYRFLVDAKMYELKRNNRLKQG; via the coding sequence GTGTCTAATTCTTTAACAGTCATCATCCTCACTTATAACGAGGAAAAACATATTACCCGTTGTATTCAGAACCTGAAGCGCGTGTCAGATAATATCATCATCATCGATAGTATGTCTACCGACCGCACTGTTGAAATAGCAACTGCACTGGGCGCTACGGTTATTCAAAGACCCTGGCCGGGCAATCACTCTGACCAGTTCAACTGGGCGCTGGACAATTGCAACATCACCACGACCTGGACAATGCGCATGGATTGTGATGAATACCTGCTGGATGAACTGATAGATGAGATCAATACCAAACTGCCACAGACAAAGCCTGAGACAGGAGGATATATCATCAAACGCCGTGTGATATTCATGGATAAATGGATGAAACGTGGCGGCTTCTATCCGCACCGCCTGCTGCGCATCTGGCGCACGGGTACAGGGCGTCTTGAAGAGCGGGCGATGGATGAACATGTTGTACTGGAGAAAGGAGAAACAGCGGCTTTCCAGCACGATATGGTAGACCACAACCTGAATGACCTTACCTGGTGGACACATAAGCAGAACAACTATGCTTCGCGTGAAGTGAAGGACCTGCTGGATATAGAACGGGGAACAACATCTGAGAACAATGTGGACGTATCGTTGAGCGGGGAGCAGTCTTCCCGGAAGAGATGGATCAAAGAGAAGATATATAGCAGGATACCTTTGTTTGTACGTCCTTTCATTTATTTTATTTACCGCTACTTTATACGCCTGGGTTTTCTGGATGGAGGTGCAGGACTTGTATGGCATTTCCTGCAGGGCTTCTGGTACCGCTTCCTCGTAGATGCCAAGATGTATGAATTAAAACGCAATAACAGGTTAAAACAGGGATGA
- a CDS encoding glycosyltransferase family 4 protein, producing the protein MQRIRLKEYMAQASDKKKILVYTTQLMETGGIESHLQEFCRQMAAAGNEIDLVVLNAAMTPETEAFYKRTCRWVYFGKHGRSYKRLLWMLQLGIKLRGTRKYDAVYTNGQGESIWLFSRMLPAYNKWVHHHHTSGDAKDQATWGAKYRKTLQQANTIIACSYRNAGDMKEVLQRQIDVIPVFSRNVEVPFTESPAGKLRFGYYGRLIPEKGIDLICRMSEDADLKEIEFHLWGEGKQYPAGYFDRYPNIRFHGPFAGEAGLKKAIAQLDAYLLLSTHPEGLPVSLLEAMSAGLPWLATDRGGIPDIACDPQATRVIPAASSYEEAKAAVMAFAKDIRSGLVTKTAQKELYANRFSAAALRSAWGDILGLHKQN; encoded by the coding sequence TTGCAAAGGATAAGATTGAAAGAGTATATGGCGCAGGCTTCTGATAAAAAAAAGATACTGGTCTATACCACCCAGTTGATGGAAACAGGGGGCATAGAAAGTCATCTGCAGGAGTTTTGCAGGCAGATGGCAGCAGCAGGTAACGAAATAGACCTGGTGGTGCTGAATGCAGCTATGACGCCTGAAACAGAAGCGTTTTACAAACGTACATGCCGTTGGGTATACTTCGGAAAACATGGCCGTTCCTACAAGCGTTTGTTGTGGATGCTGCAGCTGGGCATTAAATTGCGCGGCACGCGCAAGTACGATGCTGTATATACCAACGGACAGGGGGAAAGCATCTGGTTATTTTCCCGTATGCTGCCTGCCTACAACAAGTGGGTACATCATCACCATACTTCCGGCGATGCGAAAGACCAGGCTACCTGGGGCGCTAAATACAGGAAGACATTGCAGCAGGCCAATACTATTATCGCCTGTTCCTACAGGAATGCTGGCGATATGAAGGAAGTATTGCAACGCCAGATAGATGTTATACCGGTATTTTCCCGGAATGTGGAAGTGCCTTTTACCGAAAGCCCGGCAGGCAAACTGCGTTTTGGATATTATGGCCGGCTGATCCCGGAAAAGGGCATAGACCTGATCTGCCGCATGAGTGAAGACGCTGACCTGAAAGAGATAGAGTTTCATCTCTGGGGAGAAGGAAAACAATATCCTGCCGGATATTTTGACCGTTATCCCAATATCCGTTTTCATGGTCCTTTTGCGGGTGAGGCAGGATTAAAAAAGGCTATTGCGCAACTGGATGCATATCTCCTGTTGTCCACCCATCCTGAAGGACTGCCTGTAAGCCTGCTGGAGGCAATGAGTGCAGGGCTTCCCTGGCTGGCTACCGACAGGGGCGGCATTCCGGACATCGCCTGCGATCCGCAGGCAACACGCGTGATACCGGCCGCTTCATCCTATGAGGAGGCAAAAGCGGCTGTGATGGCGTTTGCAAAGGATATCAGGAGCGGCCTGGTAACAAAAACGGCCCAGAAAGAACTGTATGCGAACAGGTTCTCTGCAGCAGCATTACGTTCAGCATGGGGCGATATACTTGGATTACATAAGCAAAACTAA
- a CDS encoding XrtY-associated glycosyltransferase XYAG1 yields the protein MNILHVIPSYKPAYVYGGPIYSSSALCEQLVAEGHKVTVVTTTANGKEELNVQDGVVQQVDGVDTIYFKRLTKDHTHFSPGLIRYLYRNIRKYDAVHIHSWWNLVSIFTLLVCYVRKVRPVLSPRGMLSDYILETNHNFQKKIIQKVVGDPLLSKVKFHATSLAEVHEIKKMYPASQVAEIFNFVTVPDGPVAPKTVQQKIRFLFLSRIDPKKGLELLFKALSMVSFPYELTIAGPYKEDYLEQLKALTHEYGIAQHISWVGPVYGDAKFRLLREHDVMVLTSYNENFANIVIESLAMGTPVLISNMVGLSTYISDNQLGWISGIDPENIKEVLERVYAERDRLPAMSAAAPALMQRDFDRSRLVNKYIELYKSK from the coding sequence ATGAACATCCTTCATGTGATCCCTTCTTATAAACCTGCCTATGTATACGGCGGTCCTATCTATTCGAGTTCAGCGCTGTGCGAGCAGCTGGTGGCTGAAGGACATAAGGTGACCGTAGTGACTACCACTGCCAACGGAAAAGAGGAACTGAATGTGCAGGATGGCGTAGTGCAACAGGTGGACGGAGTGGATACGATCTACTTTAAACGTTTAACAAAAGACCATACACATTTCTCTCCGGGACTGATCCGTTACCTGTACAGGAACATCCGTAAATACGATGCCGTACATATCCACTCCTGGTGGAACCTGGTGAGCATCTTCACCCTGCTGGTGTGTTATGTGAGGAAGGTGCGGCCTGTTTTGTCTCCCAGGGGGATGCTGAGTGATTACATCCTGGAGACCAATCATAATTTCCAGAAGAAGATCATACAAAAGGTGGTGGGCGATCCGCTTTTATCTAAAGTGAAATTTCACGCTACTTCCCTTGCGGAAGTGCATGAGATAAAGAAGATGTATCCGGCATCGCAGGTAGCAGAGATCTTCAACTTTGTTACTGTACCTGATGGTCCGGTAGCGCCGAAGACCGTTCAGCAGAAGATCAGGTTTTTATTCCTGAGCAGGATCGATCCGAAGAAAGGACTGGAGCTGTTGTTTAAAGCGCTCAGCATGGTCTCATTCCCTTATGAACTGACCATAGCAGGCCCTTATAAGGAAGATTACCTGGAGCAGTTGAAAGCCCTGACACATGAATATGGCATTGCGCAGCATATCAGCTGGGTTGGCCCGGTATATGGAGATGCCAAATTCCGGCTGTTGCGTGAGCATGATGTAATGGTACTGACCTCTTACAATGAAAATTTCGCCAACATCGTCATAGAATCCCTTGCAATGGGCACACCTGTGCTGATCAGTAATATGGTGGGCTTAAGCACTTACATCAGTGATAATCAGCTGGGCTGGATCTCCGGTATCGATCCTGAAAACATAAAAGAAGTGCTGGAGCGGGTATATGCAGAAAGGGACAGGCTGCCTGCCATGTCTGCAGCTGCACCGGCACTGATGCAGCGTGACTTCGACCGGAGCCGGCTGGTGAACAAGTATATTGAATTGTATAAGTCAAAATAA
- a CDS encoding acyltransferase, whose translation MILKLITVCLPWRLKRLALQSWFKYKIHPTARIGLAWVFPGKLVMEKNSRIDHLTVAVNLDLMQMGEHAKIGRGNWVTGFATNTNSKHFRHQPERKAELIMGEWAAITKNHHIDCTNSITIGKYTTIAGYQSQLLTHSINVYENHQDSAPIVIGEYTFVGTNVVILGGAALPAYSVLGAKSLLNKPFYEEWKLYAGVPAKAVSDIDKDAKYFNRTDGFVY comes from the coding sequence ATGATCCTAAAACTGATTACAGTGTGTTTACCCTGGCGCCTGAAACGCCTGGCATTACAAAGCTGGTTTAAATATAAAATTCATCCCACCGCACGCATCGGACTGGCGTGGGTATTCCCCGGGAAGCTGGTCATGGAAAAGAACAGCCGTATTGATCATCTTACTGTGGCTGTGAACCTCGACCTGATGCAGATGGGCGAACATGCGAAAATAGGCAGGGGAAACTGGGTGACAGGATTTGCAACCAATACCAATTCCAAGCATTTCCGTCATCAGCCTGAGCGCAAAGCGGAACTGATCATGGGAGAGTGGGCAGCCATCACGAAGAACCATCATATAGACTGTACGAACTCCATTACGATAGGGAAGTACACTACTATTGCCGGATACCAGTCACAATTACTTACGCACTCCATTAACGTATATGAGAATCACCAGGATAGCGCACCTATCGTGATCGGCGAATACACTTTCGTGGGCACGAATGTGGTGATCCTTGGCGGAGCGGCCTTACCTGCTTATTCTGTGCTAGGGGCGAAGTCTTTACTGAATAAGCCATTCTACGAAGAGTGGAAATTATATGCCGGTGTTCCTGCAAAAGCAGTGAGTGATATTGACAAGGATGCGAAATACTTTAACAGAACAGACGGATTCGTCTATTGA
- a CDS encoding acyltransferase family protein: MLLYTMSNTMNTSSRIGWIDTLKGIGILTVVAGHIFPNSVARYLFLFHMPLFFFIGGFLFKPSADWKEYLTKKSFHLLVPYVAFLCLIYVPYEIREILTGKETIVKGLVRPLLGGRFLIGWTAVFWYVTCFFLVQQVMNFLVNKVSKRVVGLLMFASLVISYALNRFMPHFPGLPWNADVVFAALPIFHMGYQYKAMQGEPGRYKWVFFTLLPVVIVFTYYNTANTYDMKTGSYGIPFVTLFSSLVVVLCLIELVKLIARSPAASKPFNELGTASMVIMYLHQPVQFIALEQFSIVNPLARFFIALAVSMGGYYLLNSFTIGRALFMGSLPDFKKVFRREKLATV; this comes from the coding sequence ATGCTACTTTACACCATGAGTAATACTATGAATACCTCCTCCCGGATCGGATGGATAGATACCTTAAAAGGCATTGGTATTTTGACCGTAGTGGCGGGGCATATATTCCCTAACAGCGTTGCCAGGTATCTGTTCCTTTTTCATATGCCATTGTTCTTTTTTATAGGCGGCTTTTTGTTTAAGCCTTCTGCCGACTGGAAAGAATACCTTACAAAAAAATCATTTCACTTATTGGTGCCTTATGTGGCATTCCTTTGCCTGATCTACGTGCCGTATGAAATCAGAGAGATACTGACCGGCAAGGAAACGATCGTCAAAGGTCTTGTAAGGCCTTTACTGGGAGGCCGCTTCCTGATAGGGTGGACAGCAGTGTTCTGGTATGTAACCTGTTTCTTCCTGGTGCAGCAGGTGATGAATTTCCTGGTAAACAAAGTGAGTAAAAGGGTCGTTGGTTTGTTGATGTTTGCCAGCCTTGTGATCAGCTATGCGCTCAATCGGTTCATGCCTCATTTCCCCGGACTTCCCTGGAATGCAGATGTTGTATTTGCCGCGCTGCCCATTTTTCACATGGGCTATCAGTATAAAGCGATGCAGGGCGAGCCCGGAAGATACAAGTGGGTATTCTTCACACTGCTGCCTGTAGTGATCGTGTTCACTTATTACAATACAGCCAATACTTACGATATGAAGACCGGTAGTTATGGTATTCCATTTGTAACCTTGTTTTCCAGCCTGGTGGTGGTATTGTGCCTGATAGAATTGGTGAAGCTTATAGCCAGGAGCCCTGCGGCCAGCAAGCCATTCAATGAGTTAGGAACAGCGTCTATGGTGATTATGTACCTGCATCAGCCGGTACAGTTCATTGCACTGGAACAATTTTCTATCGTGAATCCTCTGGCACGATTCTTTATAGCATTGGCCGTATCAATGGGAGGATACTATCTCCTGAACAGTTTCACCATAGGACGTGCGCTTTTTATGGGTTCTCTGCCTGACTTCAAAAAAGTTTTCAGACGAGAAAAATTAGCGACGGTATAG
- a CDS encoding WcaF family extracellular polysaccharide biosynthesis acetyltransferase, which translates to MDNFYLSQVRLKEFNASEGLDRGAGKLKETCWYLVKMLFFLTAFPVPSGVKVRLLRLFGAKVGSGVVIKPRVNIHFPWKLEIGNDVWLGEEAYLLNFEPLVIGNNVCISQRAFLCGGNHNFRHPAMPYRNAPITLMDGCWVGACVFIGPGVTVGTDTVITAGSVVTASVAQNGIFKGNPLAFVSERWR; encoded by the coding sequence ATGGATAATTTTTATCTGTCACAGGTCCGCTTAAAAGAGTTTAACGCGTCTGAAGGCCTGGACCGCGGCGCTGGTAAATTAAAGGAAACCTGCTGGTACCTTGTTAAAATGCTGTTCTTCCTGACAGCTTTTCCTGTGCCCTCCGGCGTTAAGGTCAGATTACTGCGCCTGTTCGGAGCGAAGGTAGGAAGTGGTGTGGTGATCAAACCAAGAGTGAACATTCATTTTCCCTGGAAGCTGGAGATCGGTAATGATGTATGGCTGGGAGAAGAAGCTTACCTGCTCAACTTTGAGCCTTTGGTGATAGGCAACAACGTGTGTATATCACAGCGTGCATTTCTCTGCGGAGGTAATCACAACTTCAGGCATCCTGCCATGCCATACCGCAATGCCCCTATTACACTGATGGATGGGTGCTGGGTAGGCGCCTGTGTATTCATCGGGCCTGGTGTTACTGTGGGTACTGATACAGTGATCACTGCAGGTTCTGTAGTAACTGCCTCAGTAGCGCAGAATGGTATATTCAAAGGCAATCCCCTGGCATTTGTGTCAGAGCGATGGAGATAA
- a CDS encoding glycosyltransferase family 4 protein produces the protein MRIVLIGNYPKDRQESMERFARMLESGLQQAGHTTEIWRPTVFFGSFFKATSGGMGKWFGYVDKWILFPLVLRLKNAFRPKDTQYHICDHSNAFYLKHLPKQRTIITCHDVLAIRGAKGHADAYCPASSFGKVMQEWILSNLISAKKIACVSQLTLKQLKELAAGKGKDESNWEVIHNGFNGDFAPVAKAESEALLKDFGLSADEPYILHIGSRLQRKNRKMLLDMVHVLGDKYKGKICYAGNEIEESLYAHAVKLGLQDRLVSVKKPPHATLKALYSSCYAFIFPSFSEGFGWPVIEAQACGAAVVASNIEPMPEISGGVALHADPHQPQAFAAEFLKLSDKAIKDAIINQGFVNVKRFSPDIMIKAYLSMYSKN, from the coding sequence ATGCGAATTGTTTTAATAGGAAATTACCCGAAGGACAGGCAGGAGAGTATGGAACGTTTTGCCCGGATGCTGGAAAGTGGTTTACAGCAGGCAGGGCATACAACAGAGATCTGGCGGCCAACCGTTTTCTTCGGATCTTTTTTTAAAGCTACTTCCGGTGGAATGGGTAAGTGGTTCGGGTATGTGGACAAATGGATATTATTTCCTTTAGTACTTCGTTTAAAAAATGCCTTCAGGCCAAAGGATACGCAGTATCATATCTGCGATCATTCCAATGCTTTTTATCTCAAACATCTGCCAAAGCAGCGTACTATCATCACCTGTCATGATGTATTGGCCATCCGCGGAGCAAAGGGCCATGCAGACGCTTATTGCCCCGCGTCTTCTTTTGGTAAGGTAATGCAGGAATGGATACTGTCTAACCTGATCAGCGCAAAGAAGATTGCCTGTGTATCTCAGCTTACACTGAAGCAGCTGAAAGAACTGGCTGCAGGAAAAGGAAAGGATGAATCCAACTGGGAGGTTATCCATAATGGTTTTAATGGTGATTTCGCTCCCGTAGCCAAAGCAGAAAGTGAGGCTTTACTGAAAGACTTCGGACTAAGTGCAGATGAACCATACATATTACATATCGGTTCCAGGCTGCAGCGTAAGAACAGGAAAATGTTGCTGGACATGGTGCATGTACTGGGCGATAAGTACAAAGGCAAGATCTGTTATGCCGGTAACGAAATAGAAGAATCCTTATATGCACACGCAGTAAAACTGGGACTGCAGGACAGACTGGTGTCAGTAAAGAAGCCACCGCATGCCACATTAAAGGCACTGTACAGTTCCTGTTACGCATTTATTTTTCCTTCCTTCTCCGAGGGCTTTGGATGGCCGGTGATAGAGGCGCAGGCCTGCGGAGCAGCTGTTGTTGCCAGTAACATCGAACCTATGCCGGAAATAAGCGGGGGAGTGGCCTTACATGCCGATCCTCATCAGCCACAGGCATTTGCAGCTGAATTTCTCAAATTATCTGATAAAGCAATCAAAGACGCTATAATTAACCAGGGTTTTGTCAATGTAAAACGTTTCTCTCCTGATATCATGATTAAGGCGTATTTATCCATGTATTCAAAGAACTAA
- a CDS encoding acyltransferase family protein, producing the protein MTKRPRLEFLDGIRGLCALYVALYHAVFFTGNGIEKTQFTGVLKPLTGLLEFGHYSVAVFIVLSGFCLTIPVALSENRDLRGGFKTYIRRRAHRILPPYYFALLLSLLLIWALPLMQTPHDTAWDSKLPVNLESIATHLLLVHNIHTHWIFKINGPLWSVATEWQIYFTFPVLLLLWRRYGLGAATAAAVIVGILPELVLPHRVSFWWLHPWYLGLFGIGMAAAIIAFDTKGTTEKVKRLLSNGWAVSGLVALVVAILAVSKPLKLSLTFTEVMVGLAVSAVIVYYTLKEHAMQGRPLLLRFLNGKVAVGLGAFSYSIYLIHSPILAAINLYTLNLQMTDNVRLLFMLLVAVPVSVLLAYVFYLLVERRFLNMPPKAAATPATPVINVSGNYESVSQ; encoded by the coding sequence ATGACAAAAAGGCCAAGACTTGAATTTCTCGACGGTATAAGGGGGCTTTGTGCGCTCTATGTAGCGTTGTATCATGCGGTGTTCTTTACCGGCAACGGTATTGAGAAAACACAGTTCACCGGCGTGCTTAAGCCGCTTACCGGCCTGCTGGAATTCGGTCACTATTCCGTTGCAGTGTTTATCGTATTGTCAGGGTTTTGCCTGACCATCCCGGTAGCGTTATCGGAGAACAGGGACCTGCGCGGAGGCTTCAAAACTTATATCAGAAGGCGTGCGCACAGAATATTGCCACCCTATTATTTCGCGTTATTACTTTCATTGCTGCTGATATGGGCATTGCCCCTGATGCAGACCCCGCACGATACTGCCTGGGACTCCAAACTGCCGGTGAACCTGGAAAGTATCGCGACACATCTTTTGCTGGTGCATAATATCCATACGCACTGGATCTTTAAAATAAACGGCCCGCTGTGGAGTGTGGCAACGGAATGGCAGATATATTTCACCTTCCCGGTATTGTTGCTGTTATGGCGCCGTTATGGCCTGGGCGCAGCCACTGCAGCAGCGGTGATCGTGGGTATCTTACCTGAACTGGTATTGCCTCACCGCGTCAGCTTCTGGTGGTTACACCCCTGGTACCTTGGCTTGTTTGGTATAGGTATGGCGGCCGCGATTATTGCTTTTGATACAAAAGGTACTACAGAAAAGGTGAAGCGTCTTTTGTCAAACGGTTGGGCAGTGAGTGGCCTGGTAGCGCTGGTAGTGGCTATACTGGCTGTAAGCAAGCCGTTGAAACTATCGCTGACCTTTACGGAGGTAATGGTAGGACTGGCAGTAAGCGCTGTGATTGTATATTACACGCTGAAGGAACATGCTATGCAGGGCCGTCCTTTGTTGTTACGCTTCCTGAACGGGAAGGTGGCTGTGGGGCTTGGTGCCTTTTCCTATAGCATTTACCTGATCCACAGCCCGATATTGGCTGCGATCAACCTGTATACACTGAATTTACAGATGACAGACAATGTACGTTTGCTATTCATGCTTTTAGTAGCCGTACCCGTATCTGTATTGTTGGCATATGTGTTTTATTTACTGGTGGAGCGCCGTTTCCTGAATATGCCGCCAAAGGCAGCAGCAACGCCCGCAACACCTGTTATAAATGTTTCCGGTAATTATGAATCAGTATCCCAATAA
- a CDS encoding acyltransferase family protein translates to MKHDANPGSGRIIVLDSLRGLAAMIVCLHHFLFINSDHVQVYRGQAWYDILFSISEFNKEAVLFFFVLSGFSIGLSLKNKTPDSPETINEYIYRRFKRILPVYIIALLFTLVSGFVMHQAHLPNYSAWNMLGNVLFLQTADIIEGSWFIPYGFNGPLWSLSFEFFFYCFFPLVYLINRKYLSRINILVKYAVLLFLSVAAFAVNKIFFVPYFAFFSSFIIWLSGYLVSRTYLKGETYHLLFAGAFAFGILYLAAGRHFLSSNTLVFICKGLLMAAVFYLVAFLSKSEKAQTIFKWPVWVLNKLFNYVGKGSYATYALHYPLMLMMRYFHVNLMVQVAVVLLFAILCTTIEEKTIRWKLNMLRLNYTSFFFRRFNMAS, encoded by the coding sequence ATGAAACACGATGCCAACCCCGGAAGTGGCAGGATAATCGTGCTGGACAGCCTGCGAGGACTGGCCGCCATGATCGTTTGCCTGCATCACTTCCTATTTATTAACAGTGACCATGTTCAGGTATACAGGGGGCAAGCCTGGTATGATATTCTTTTCAGTATCTCTGAGTTTAATAAAGAAGCGGTGCTGTTCTTCTTTGTTTTATCCGGCTTCTCTATCGGGTTAAGCCTTAAAAACAAAACGCCTGACAGCCCTGAAACGATCAACGAATACATCTACCGCCGGTTTAAAAGAATATTGCCGGTCTATATCATCGCATTGCTTTTTACGCTGGTTTCCGGCTTTGTGATGCATCAGGCTCACCTGCCGAACTACAGCGCCTGGAATATGCTGGGAAACGTGCTTTTTCTGCAAACGGCAGATATAATAGAAGGTTCCTGGTTTATTCCTTATGGCTTTAACGGCCCCCTGTGGTCATTGTCGTTCGAGTTTTTCTTTTACTGCTTCTTTCCACTGGTATACCTTATCAACAGGAAATATTTAAGCAGGATCAATATACTGGTGAAATATGCTGTGCTGTTGTTCTTATCTGTTGCTGCATTTGCTGTCAACAAAATCTTCTTCGTACCATATTTTGCATTTTTCAGTTCATTCATCATCTGGTTGTCGGGTTACCTGGTATCCAGAACGTACCTGAAAGGAGAAACCTATCACCTGTTGTTTGCAGGCGCCTTTGCGTTTGGTATACTGTATCTCGCAGCGGGCAGGCATTTTCTCTCTTCCAATACACTGGTATTCATTTGTAAGGGCTTGCTGATGGCTGCGGTATTTTACCTGGTAGCCTTCCTTAGTAAATCGGAAAAGGCGCAGACTATTTTTAAATGGCCGGTATGGGTGCTGAATAAACTGTTCAACTATGTAGGTAAAGGCAGTTATGCTACCTATGCGCTACACTACCCGCTGATGCTGATGATGCGGTATTTTCATGTGAACCTGATGGTGCAGGTAGCAGTGGTGCTTCTTTTTGCAATCTTATGTACAACAATAGAAGAGAAAACGATCAGGTGGAAGCTCAATATGCTGCGGTTGAATTATACGTCATTTTTCTTCAGAAGGTTTAACATGGCCAGCTAA
- a CDS encoding glycosyltransferase family 4 protein, with protein sequence MVIISHPTGNANVRAAVAGLADADILSEFHTAIASFPGSTLDRLGGIGPLSEIRRRGFEARLQPFTRTWPWFELGRLVAAKAGLKSLVRHEKGMFSVDAVYHNMDRRLTSRLNKVARKVNAVYAYEDGAMFTFREATRLGLKCLYDLPIGYWRTSRHLLGIERERWPEWKNTLIGFSASQAKLDRKDEELKLANRIFVASSFTAKTLNDYPGKLAPVDVIPYGFPAVTSSRDYEKIAGRPLRLLFVGGLSQRKGIADLFAAVERLGDAVTLTVVGKKVTEDCPPLDAALAKHTWIPSMPHAEILKTMRAHDVLLFPSLFEGFGLVITEAMSQGTPVITTDRTAGPDLITHGKNGWLAEAGSTDALYNAIAALLDQPDIIPAAGLAAMEKARSRPWQVYGQELATAIIHA encoded by the coding sequence ATGGTCATCATATCTCATCCTACAGGCAATGCGAACGTCAGAGCTGCAGTGGCAGGGCTGGCAGATGCAGATATCCTGTCGGAGTTTCATACGGCGATTGCTTCATTTCCCGGAAGTACCCTGGACCGCCTTGGCGGAATTGGGCCGCTGTCGGAGATCAGGCGTCGTGGTTTCGAAGCGCGCCTGCAGCCTTTTACCAGAACATGGCCCTGGTTTGAACTGGGGAGGCTGGTAGCGGCAAAAGCTGGGCTGAAAAGCCTGGTAAGGCATGAGAAAGGCATGTTCTCAGTAGATGCTGTATATCATAACATGGACAGAAGGCTGACGAGCCGCCTGAATAAAGTGGCCCGTAAAGTGAATGCAGTGTATGCCTATGAAGATGGCGCTATGTTCACTTTCCGCGAAGCGACCCGCCTGGGGCTGAAATGCCTGTACGACCTGCCTATTGGTTATTGGCGTACTTCCCGGCATCTGCTGGGCATTGAACGGGAACGCTGGCCCGAATGGAAGAACACCCTGATAGGGTTCAGCGCTTCACAGGCAAAACTGGACAGAAAGGACGAAGAGCTGAAACTGGCCAACAGGATCTTTGTGGCGAGCAGTTTCACAGCAAAGACATTGAACGATTATCCCGGCAAACTGGCGCCGGTAGATGTAATACCTTATGGTTTCCCCGCTGTGACGAGCAGCAGGGATTATGAAAAGATTGCAGGACGCCCGCTCAGGTTACTGTTCGTCGGAGGACTGTCGCAGCGTAAAGGCATTGCAGACCTGTTTGCTGCGGTAGAGCGCCTGGGAGATGCGGTAACACTGACCGTTGTGGGCAAAAAGGTAACGGAAGATTGCCCGCCGCTGGATGCGGCCCTTGCCAAACATACCTGGATACCCAGTATGCCGCACGCAGAGATCCTCAAAACAATGAGAGCACATGATGTATTGTTGTTCCCATCCCTGTTTGAAGGATTCGGCCTGGTGATCACAGAGGCAATGTCGCAGGGTACACCGGTGATCACGACAGACCGTACTGCAGGACCGGACCTGATCACGCACGGAAAGAACGGTTGGCTGGCAGAAGCCGGATCTACTGATGCTTTATACAATGCTATAGCAGCCCTGCTGGATCAGCCGGATATCATACCGGCAGCAGGACTGGCGGCAATGGAGAAAGCCCGCAGCAGACCATGGCAGGTTTATGGACAGGAACTGGCGACGGCAATCATACATGCATAA
- a CDS encoding VanZ family protein produces MRVKRRMVVVTMIIYIAALLYVVFLEPTRSAGEHYAPPRWMPLKSTYDFIVEAGHSVRHWLFFLLNLLGNIILFMPFGFLADALSGAPANKFRVIITAFFFSLCIESLQLAFMIGVFDADDILLNTLGAYLGLYTYRFLAKRDVVLVYNNS; encoded by the coding sequence GTGAGAGTAAAGAGGCGTATGGTCGTAGTGACAATGATCATTTATATAGCAGCATTGCTGTATGTCGTTTTCCTGGAGCCAACAAGGAGTGCCGGCGAACACTATGCACCGCCGAGATGGATGCCGCTGAAGAGTACTTATGACTTCATTGTAGAAGCCGGTCATTCTGTGAGACACTGGCTTTTCTTCCTGCTGAATCTATTGGGCAATATTATATTGTTCATGCCATTCGGCTTCCTTGCAGATGCTTTGTCAGGAGCGCCTGCCAATAAATTTAGAGTAATAATCACTGCATTCTTTTTCAGTCTGTGTATTGAGTCTTTGCAGCTGGCTTTTATGATCGGTGTTTTCGATGCTGACGATATCCTGCTGAACACATTGGGTGCTTACCTGGGGCTTTACACATACCGTTTTCTGGCAAAAAGAGATGTAGTACTTGTTTATAATAATTCCTGA